A part of Magnetospirillum sp. ME-1 genomic DNA contains:
- the xseA gene encoding exodeoxyribonuclease VII large subunit: protein MNDEARPAPSNVPEYSVSELSAGLRRTVEDAFSFVRVRGEISGFKRHSSGHLYFSLKDAEAVLDAVCWRGSASKLAIGPEDGMEVVATGRLTTYPGRSKYQMVVERMELAGQGALLKMLEDRKKRLMAEGLFDPSRKRPIPFLPDVIGVVTSPTGAVIRDILHRLAERFPRRVLLWPVAVQGEGAAAQVAAAIRGFNTLKPGGTVPRPDVLIVARGGGSLEDLMAFNEEIVVRAAADSEIPLISAVGHETDTTLIDFASDLRAPTPTAAAEKTVPVRAELIATMADMGARMVGAMQRGMEDRRNRLSHTFRALPHPRRVMEDCARRLDERAERLANAPRILLERRRAELDRLGARLRHPREQLAEAGHKLTALSTRLDHAMKTVTAAERAANERRALQLEQSAARLIQSLPRLLDDKAKRVAHAGQLLESFSYRKVLERGFAVVRDEHGAPVTSVTAAKPGTALGVEFADGKAGVRVEGAAPPPAPKTHRKPATPDGRQGSLL from the coding sequence ATGAACGACGAAGCCCGCCCCGCCCCCTCCAACGTCCCGGAATACTCGGTCTCGGAACTGTCCGCCGGCCTGCGGCGCACGGTGGAGGACGCCTTTTCGTTCGTGCGCGTCCGGGGCGAGATTTCGGGCTTCAAGCGCCATTCCTCGGGCCATCTCTATTTCTCCCTGAAGGATGCCGAGGCGGTGCTGGACGCGGTGTGCTGGCGCGGCTCCGCCTCGAAACTGGCCATCGGCCCCGAGGACGGCATGGAGGTGGTGGCGACCGGGCGGCTGACCACCTATCCCGGGCGCTCCAAATACCAGATGGTGGTCGAGCGCATGGAACTGGCCGGCCAGGGCGCATTGTTGAAGATGCTGGAGGACCGCAAGAAGCGGTTGATGGCCGAAGGGCTGTTCGACCCCTCGCGCAAGCGCCCCATCCCCTTCCTGCCCGATGTGATCGGCGTGGTGACGTCCCCCACCGGGGCGGTGATCAGGGACATTCTGCACCGCCTGGCCGAACGCTTCCCCCGCCGGGTGCTGCTGTGGCCGGTGGCCGTCCAGGGCGAGGGGGCGGCGGCCCAGGTGGCAGCCGCCATCCGGGGCTTCAACACGCTGAAACCGGGCGGAACGGTGCCGCGCCCCGACGTGCTGATCGTGGCCAGGGGCGGCGGCTCGCTGGAAGACCTCATGGCCTTCAACGAGGAAATCGTGGTCAGGGCGGCGGCGGACTCCGAGATTCCGCTGATCTCGGCGGTGGGACACGAGACCGACACCACGCTGATCGACTTCGCCTCGGATCTGCGCGCCCCCACGCCTACGGCGGCCGCCGAGAAAACGGTGCCGGTGCGCGCCGAACTGATCGCCACCATGGCCGACATGGGCGCGCGCATGGTGGGCGCCATGCAGCGCGGGATGGAGGACCGGCGCAATCGCCTGTCCCACACCTTCCGGGCCCTGCCCCACCCCCGCCGGGTGATGGAGGATTGCGCCCGGCGGCTGGACGAGCGGGCCGAGCGCCTGGCCAACGCGCCCCGCATCCTTCTGGAGCGCCGCCGGGCCGAGCTGGACCGCCTGGGCGCGCGCCTGCGCCATCCCCGTGAACAGCTGGCCGAGGCCGGACACAAGCTGACCGCGCTTTCCACCCGTCTCGATCACGCCATGAAGACGGTGACGGCCGCCGAGCGCGCCGCCAACGAGCGCCGCGCCCTGCAACTGGAACAGTCCGCCGCCCGCCTGATCCAGTCCCTGCCCCGCCTGCTGGACGACAAGGCCAAGCGCGTCGCCCATGCCGGCCAATTGCTGGAAAGCTTCTCCTACCGCAAGGTGCTGGAGCGCGGCTTCGCCGTGGTCCGCGACGAACACGGCGCGCCGGTCACATCCGTTACGGCGGCCAAGCCGGGCACCGCCTTAGGCGTAGAATTCGCCGACGGCAAGGCCGGCGTCAGGGTCGAGGGAGCCGCCCCGCCGCCAGCCCCCAAGACCCATCGCAAGCCGGCAACGCCCGATGGGCGGCAAGGGTCATTGTTGTAA
- the purD gene encoding phosphoribosylamine--glycine ligase, whose protein sequence is MKVLVVGSGGREHALCWKLKSSPLLTKLWCAPGNAGIADAAECVAIGAEKVDELVEFAQANAVDLVVVGPEAPLVLGLADKCRAAGIKVFGPSAAAAELEGSKGFMKDVAARAGIPTAWYGRFTDMEKAKAFIREKGAPIVVKTDGLAAGKGVVVAMTLDEALAAVDMMMGDKVFGDAGNELVIEEFLDGEECSFFALCDGKTALPLVAAQDHKRVGDGDTGPNTGGMGAYSPAPVVTDSVQAEIMERSILPLVRTMAEMGKPYTGVLFAGIMVTKDGPKLLEYNVRFGDPECQVLMARLESDLLPVLAAGAEGKLSGIELKWSDDVALVVVMAAKGYPGSYEKNTVIGGLDKAAKVDGVTVLHAGTALKDGHVVATGGRVLGVTARGASVAEARERAYHAVDALDWPGGFCRRDIAWRALARG, encoded by the coding sequence ATGAAGGTTCTGGTGGTCGGTTCGGGCGGGCGCGAGCATGCGCTGTGCTGGAAGCTGAAGTCGTCTCCTCTTCTCACCAAGCTGTGGTGCGCTCCGGGCAATGCGGGCATCGCCGATGCGGCCGAATGCGTCGCCATCGGGGCGGAAAAGGTGGACGAGTTGGTGGAATTCGCCCAGGCCAATGCCGTCGATCTGGTGGTGGTGGGCCCCGAGGCTCCGCTGGTCCTCGGCCTCGCCGACAAGTGCCGCGCCGCCGGCATCAAGGTATTCGGCCCCTCGGCCGCGGCCGCCGAGCTCGAGGGCTCCAAGGGCTTCATGAAGGACGTGGCGGCCCGGGCCGGCATTCCCACCGCCTGGTACGGCCGCTTCACCGATATGGAAAAGGCCAAGGCCTTCATCCGCGAAAAGGGCGCGCCCATCGTGGTCAAGACCGACGGGCTGGCGGCGGGCAAGGGCGTGGTGGTGGCCATGACGCTCGACGAGGCGCTGGCGGCCGTCGACATGATGATGGGCGACAAGGTGTTCGGCGACGCCGGCAACGAACTGGTGATCGAGGAATTCCTCGACGGCGAGGAATGCTCGTTTTTCGCGCTGTGCGACGGCAAGACCGCGCTGCCCCTGGTGGCCGCCCAGGACCACAAACGGGTGGGCGACGGCGATACCGGCCCCAATACCGGCGGCATGGGTGCCTATTCCCCCGCTCCCGTGGTCACCGATTCGGTGCAGGCCGAGATCATGGAACGCTCCATCCTGCCGCTGGTGCGCACCATGGCCGAGATGGGCAAGCCCTATACCGGCGTGCTGTTCGCCGGCATCATGGTCACCAAGGACGGGCCGAAGCTTCTGGAATACAACGTGCGCTTCGGCGACCCCGAATGTCAGGTGCTGATGGCGCGGCTCGAGTCCGATCTGCTGCCGGTGCTGGCCGCCGGCGCCGAGGGCAAGCTGTCGGGCATCGAGCTCAAATGGTCCGACGACGTCGCCCTGGTGGTGGTGATGGCCGCCAAGGGCTATCCCGGCTCGTACGAGAAGAACACCGTCATCGGCGGTCTGGACAAGGCCGCCAAGGTGGACGGCGTCACCGTGCTGCATGCCGGAACCGCACTCAAGGACGGCCATGTGGTCGCCACCGGCGGCCGGGTTCTGGGCGTCACGGCGCGGGGGGCAAGCGTGGCCGAAGCCCGCGAGCGGGCCTATCACGCGGTGGATGCGCTCGACTGGCCGGGCGGCTTCTGCCGCCGCGATATCGCCTGGCGGGCGCTGGCGCGGGGGTAG
- the hyfB gene encoding hydrogenase 4 subunit B produces MLIAAALSALLALAVLGVLAGAEMWRHRLVYFCCMIASLALLAGGIKHLGQTPGTGPAIVLPIGLPWMAAHFRLDNLSALFMVVVNLASAAASAYGIGYCSHLPEPKRVTPFYPLFLFGMNAVLIADDAFMFLVAWEFMSLSSWLLVLADHKNAENRQAAFVYLVMACFGTFCLLTCFGLMAGGEGAYSFPAMRAAKLDGVSGFLVVLLALLGAGSKAGLVPLHAWLPLAHPAAPSHVSALMSGVMTKVALYGLIRILFDLHGEVPWHWGAVLMVVGGVTAVLGVLYAIVQDDLKKLLAYSTVENIGVVVIGLGLAIAFKGSGEKTLAALALVAGLYHIVNHSIFKTLWFLSAGAVITATGERDLGKLGGLAKRMPWNGVAALVGAIAISALPPLNGFVSEWLIFQSLFKGPSLPHWAMKFGVPVVGAMLALAAALAAACFVRAYGIAFLGRPRSKAAAEAHQVPASMRLTVAFLAVMCVVLGAIPVTITDALSHVVTPLTGVQFAVSADLGWPWLSPVSSTRGSYSGTVLVMTGVALCAVTLMLARLLGTSRIRRADAWDCGHREDIPESQYTGQSFSQPLRRVFCASIFAAKESVDMPDPGDNRPAELKVRVIDPIWVGLYAGIGRVVDFIADLVNRIQYLTVRRYLLMMFATLVMMLLVVAVRQSQ; encoded by the coding sequence ATGCTGATCGCGGCCGCCCTTTCCGCCCTTTTGGCCCTCGCCGTGCTCGGCGTGCTGGCCGGTGCGGAGATGTGGCGGCATCGATTGGTCTATTTTTGCTGCATGATTGCCTCCCTGGCCCTGCTGGCCGGGGGCATCAAGCATCTGGGCCAGACGCCCGGCACCGGCCCGGCCATCGTGCTGCCCATCGGCCTGCCTTGGATGGCCGCCCATTTCCGCCTCGACAACCTGTCCGCCCTGTTCATGGTGGTGGTCAATCTGGCTTCGGCCGCCGCTTCGGCCTATGGCATCGGGTATTGCTCGCACCTGCCCGAACCTAAGCGGGTGACGCCGTTCTATCCTTTGTTCCTGTTCGGCATGAACGCGGTGCTGATCGCCGACGACGCCTTCATGTTCCTGGTGGCCTGGGAGTTCATGTCGCTGTCGTCGTGGCTCCTCGTGCTGGCCGACCACAAGAACGCCGAGAACCGCCAGGCCGCCTTCGTCTATCTGGTGATGGCCTGTTTCGGCACCTTCTGCCTGTTGACCTGCTTCGGCCTGATGGCGGGCGGCGAGGGGGCCTATTCCTTCCCCGCCATGCGCGCCGCCAAGCTGGACGGCGTGTCCGGCTTCCTGGTGGTGCTGCTGGCCCTGCTGGGGGCGGGGTCCAAGGCGGGGCTGGTGCCGCTGCACGCCTGGCTGCCGCTGGCCCATCCGGCGGCGCCCAGCCATGTCTCCGCCCTGATGAGCGGCGTGATGACCAAGGTGGCGCTCTACGGCCTGATCCGCATCCTGTTCGACCTGCACGGCGAGGTGCCGTGGCACTGGGGGGCGGTGCTGATGGTGGTGGGCGGCGTCACCGCCGTGCTGGGCGTGCTCTACGCCATCGTGCAGGACGACCTGAAGAAGCTGCTGGCCTATTCCACGGTGGAGAACATCGGGGTGGTGGTGATCGGCCTGGGGCTGGCTATCGCCTTCAAGGGGAGCGGCGAAAAGACCCTGGCCGCCCTGGCTTTGGTGGCCGGGCTCTACCACATCGTCAACCATTCCATCTTCAAGACCCTGTGGTTCCTGTCGGCGGGCGCGGTGATCACCGCCACCGGCGAGCGTGACCTGGGCAAGCTGGGGGGGCTCGCCAAGCGCATGCCGTGGAACGGCGTCGCCGCCCTGGTGGGGGCCATCGCCATTTCCGCCCTGCCGCCTCTGAACGGCTTCGTGTCGGAATGGCTGATCTTCCAGTCGCTGTTCAAGGGGCCGAGCCTGCCCCATTGGGCCATGAAATTCGGCGTGCCCGTGGTGGGCGCCATGCTGGCCCTGGCCGCCGCTTTGGCCGCCGCCTGCTTCGTGCGCGCCTATGGCATCGCCTTTCTGGGAAGGCCCCGTTCCAAGGCGGCGGCCGAGGCCCATCAGGTTCCGGCCTCCATGCGGCTCACCGTGGCCTTCCTGGCGGTGATGTGCGTGGTGCTGGGCGCCATTCCGGTGACCATCACCGATGCGCTGTCCCACGTGGTGACGCCGCTCACCGGGGTGCAGTTCGCCGTTTCCGCCGATCTGGGCTGGCCGTGGCTGAGTCCCGTCAGTTCGACGCGCGGCTCCTATTCCGGCACGGTGCTGGTGATGACCGGGGTGGCCTTGTGCGCCGTCACCCTGATGCTGGCCCGCCTGCTGGGCACCAGCCGTATCCGCCGCGCCGACGCCTGGGATTGCGGCCACCGCGAGGACATCCCCGAAAGCCAGTACACCGGCCAAAGCTTCTCGCAGCCGCTGCGCCGCGTCTTCTGCGCCTCCATCTTCGCCGCCAAGGAAAGCGTCGACATGCCCGATCCCGGCGACAACCGCCCGGCGGAGTTGAAGGTGCGGGTCATCGATCCCATCTGGGTGGGCCTTTACGCCGGCATCGGCCGGGTGGTGGATTTCATCGCCGATCTGGTCAACCGCATCCAGTACCTGACGGTGCGGCGCTACCTGCTGATGATGTTCGCCACCCTGGTGATGATGCTGCTGGTGGTCGCGGTGAGGCAAAGCCAATGA
- a CDS encoding respiratory chain complex I subunit 1 family protein translates to MSAVLWQVLQIVLVIGISPLITGWVRLVKSRLNGRIGASPFQPYRDVYRLLQKEAVVAHSASWVFRAAPYVTFGSVWLAASIVPAFTTNLFLAQAADLIALVALLGVARFWTALAGMDIGTSFGGLGASREMMIASLAEPAMLMVTFSLSLISGTTAPAQIIAFILSGGVGIEVSLGLALAALVMVAIAENGRIPIDNPATHLELTMVHEAMVLEYSGRHLALMEGAGMVRLTLFMALIGGLFAPWGMAQPGDGALAVLVGLGAFLAKCFILATALGVFETSIAKMRVFRYADFLGGALLLGLLATIFLYVSEAV, encoded by the coding sequence ATGAGCGCCGTTCTCTGGCAAGTGCTGCAGATCGTTCTGGTAATCGGCATCAGCCCGCTGATCACCGGCTGGGTGCGGCTGGTCAAGTCCAGGCTGAACGGCCGTATCGGCGCCTCGCCGTTCCAGCCCTACCGCGACGTCTACCGCCTGTTGCAGAAGGAGGCGGTGGTCGCCCATTCCGCCTCCTGGGTGTTCCGCGCCGCGCCCTATGTGACCTTCGGCTCGGTGTGGCTGGCCGCCTCGATCGTTCCGGCGTTTACCACCAACCTGTTCCTGGCCCAGGCGGCCGACCTGATCGCCCTGGTGGCGTTGCTGGGGGTGGCGCGGTTCTGGACGGCCCTGGCCGGCATGGATATCGGCACCAGCTTCGGCGGTCTGGGCGCATCGCGCGAGATGATGATCGCGTCGCTGGCCGAGCCCGCCATGCTGATGGTCACCTTTTCGCTGTCGCTGATTTCCGGTACCACGGCGCCGGCCCAGATCATCGCCTTCATCCTGTCGGGCGGGGTGGGCATCGAGGTGTCCCTGGGCCTGGCGCTGGCCGCCCTGGTGATGGTGGCCATCGCCGAGAACGGCCGCATCCCCATCGACAATCCCGCCACCCATCTGGAACTGACCATGGTGCACGAGGCCATGGTGCTGGAGTATTCCGGCCGCCATCTGGCCCTGATGGAAGGCGCCGGCATGGTGCGGCTCACCCTGTTCATGGCGCTGATCGGCGGGTTGTTCGCGCCCTGGGGCATGGCCCAGCCGGGAGACGGCGCGCTGGCCGTGCTGGTCGGGCTGGGGGCCTTCCTCGCCAAGTGCTTCATCCTGGCCACGGCCTTGGGCGTGTTCGAGACCTCCATCGCCAAGATGCGGGTGTTCCGCTATGCCGACTTCCTCGGCGGAGCCCTGCTGCTGGGCCTCTTGGCCACCATCTTCCTCTATGTCTCGGAGGCGGTGTGA
- a CDS encoding hydrogenase-4 component E — translation MGAQLSYDIAHLIGATVLMAGFSLLYQRRLFAVLNTFAFQALALAAAAAWQAHIQHAPHLYVTAAIALIFKAVIVPIALHWLVEQLGIHRNVETAMSIGWTMMAGVALVALSILLVLPVTANATALTRESLALAMSVVLLGLLMMITRRNAVTQVVGFMALENGLILAAVSAKGMPLVVEISVAFSVLVAMTLFGIFFFRIRERFDTLDLADLETHRGDRQ, via the coding sequence ATGGGGGCGCAGCTTTCCTACGACATCGCCCACCTGATCGGCGCCACGGTGCTGATGGCCGGCTTTTCGCTGCTGTACCAGCGCCGCCTGTTCGCGGTCTTGAACACCTTCGCCTTCCAGGCCCTGGCCCTGGCGGCGGCGGCGGCGTGGCAGGCCCATATCCAGCACGCGCCGCACCTTTACGTCACGGCGGCCATCGCCCTGATCTTCAAGGCGGTGATCGTGCCCATCGCGCTGCATTGGCTGGTGGAGCAGCTGGGCATCCACCGTAACGTGGAAACCGCCATGTCCATCGGCTGGACCATGATGGCCGGGGTGGCGCTGGTGGCGCTGTCCATCCTGCTGGTGCTGCCCGTCACCGCCAACGCCACGGCGCTGACGCGCGAAAGCCTGGCGCTGGCCATGAGCGTGGTGCTGCTGGGCCTCCTCATGATGATCACGCGGCGCAACGCGGTGACCCAGGTGGTGGGCTTCATGGCGCTGGAGAACGGGCTGATCCTGGCCGCCGTCTCGGCCAAGGGCATGCCGCTGGTGGTGGAGATTTCCGTGGCCTTCTCGGTGCTGGTGGCCATGACCCTGTTCGGCATCTTCTTCTTCCGCATCCGCGAGCGCTTCGACACCCTGGATCTGGCCGATCTGGAAACCCATAGGGGAGACCGCCAATGA
- a CDS encoding hydrogenase 4 subunit F, which produces MIGGFTLLPGLDNPLLWILGVPLGSAGFLAVLKDWRAATWINVLASAITFASSLLLINVRPEPTRLLFIDDFNVYLVVLTAFVGLTTSVFSAAYIARESEAQRLSDLHLRFYHSMYQAFLFTMLLALCANNTGVMWVAVEAATLTTVLMVSLYRTREAIEAAWKYFILCSVGIGLALFGTTLVYLAAQPVMGDGADAMAWTLMIKQAHRFQPDLLNLAFVFVLVGYGTKVGLAPLHAWLPDAHAEGPTPISAVLSGLLLNVALYALLRFKMVIAANGATLTPGPLLIVMGLSSLFLSAFMLYRRGDIKRLFAYSSIEHMGVITFAFGMGGAVANFAGLLHMTMHSLTKSAIFFAVGIISQNLGTKRIAAIKGLTQSHPVLGWGFVLAVLAIAGLPPMGVFMSEFLVLSSTFARQPLLAIPLAIGLLLAFGALVARLQSMAFGEPPPHAHAHGKAGPLSAALALTPLWVHMLLVLVAGLYLPKELVAWFQHVARFLG; this is translated from the coding sequence ATGATCGGGGGCTTCACCCTTCTGCCCGGCCTGGACAATCCGCTCTTGTGGATTTTGGGGGTGCCGCTGGGCTCGGCCGGCTTCCTGGCGGTGCTGAAGGACTGGCGGGCGGCCACCTGGATCAACGTGCTGGCGTCGGCCATCACCTTCGCCTCGTCGCTGCTGCTCATCAACGTGCGGCCCGAGCCGACCCGGCTGCTGTTCATCGACGATTTCAACGTCTATCTGGTGGTGCTGACCGCCTTCGTGGGGCTGACCACCTCGGTGTTCTCGGCCGCCTACATCGCCCGCGAGTCCGAGGCGCAGCGGCTGTCCGACCTGCATTTGCGCTTCTACCACTCCATGTACCAGGCCTTCCTGTTCACCATGCTGCTGGCGCTTTGCGCCAACAACACCGGCGTGATGTGGGTGGCGGTGGAGGCGGCGACGCTGACCACCGTGCTGATGGTGAGCCTCTACCGCACGCGTGAAGCCATCGAGGCGGCGTGGAAGTATTTCATCCTGTGCTCGGTGGGCATCGGCCTCGCCCTGTTCGGCACCACCCTGGTCTATCTCGCTGCCCAGCCGGTGATGGGCGACGGCGCCGACGCCATGGCCTGGACCCTGATGATCAAGCAGGCCCACCGGTTCCAGCCCGACCTTCTGAACCTCGCCTTCGTCTTCGTGCTGGTGGGCTACGGCACCAAGGTGGGCCTCGCCCCTCTGCATGCCTGGCTGCCCGACGCCCATGCGGAAGGTCCCACCCCCATCTCGGCGGTCCTCTCGGGGCTGCTGCTCAACGTGGCGCTGTACGCCCTGCTGCGCTTCAAGATGGTCATCGCCGCCAACGGCGCGACGCTGACGCCCGGTCCGCTCCTGATTGTCATGGGGCTGTCGAGTCTGTTCCTGTCGGCCTTCATGCTGTACCGGCGCGGCGACATCAAGCGGCTGTTCGCCTATTCCTCCATCGAGCACATGGGGGTGATCACCTTCGCCTTCGGCATGGGCGGCGCGGTGGCCAATTTCGCCGGCCTGCTGCACATGACCATGCATTCGCTGACCAAGTCCGCCATCTTCTTCGCGGTGGGCATCATCAGCCAGAACTTAGGGACCAAGCGCATTGCCGCCATCAAGGGGCTCACCCAGTCCCACCCGGTGCTGGGCTGGGGCTTCGTGCTGGCGGTTCTCGCCATCGCCGGCCTGCCCCCCATGGGGGTGTTCATGAGCGAGTTCCTGGTGCTGAGCTCCACCTTCGCCCGCCAGCCGCTGCTGGCCATACCGCTGGCCATCGGCCTGCTGCTGGCCTTCGGCGCCCTGGTGGCGCGGCTGCAAAGCATGGCCTTCGGCGAGCCGCCGCCCCACGCCCACGCCCACGGCAAGGCCGGGCCGCTTTCTGCCGCCCTGGCGCTGACGCCGCTTTGGGTCCATATGCTGCTGGTGCTGGTGGCGGGCCTTTATCTGCCCAAGGAACTGGTGGCGTGGTTCCAGCATGTGGCGAGGTTCCTGGGATGA
- a CDS encoding hydrogenase large subunit, translated as MIGDVTLLEFLSLGTPVEGHRPWPRFTLDLKGWRLLVDRLRVAEWAVMAEWAEREHIHVALRDETTGDIAVASHHCADRRFLALGNARPGVIRMERAIHDVWGLAPVGLEDKRHWLDHGRWPSRMPLSAQPMAPASEPDSYPFLKAVGDGLHQIPVGPVHAGVIEPGHFRFHCQGEAVVRLEQRLGYQHKGVEGLMSGAPLPKAARIAARVSGDATVAYSLAFARAVEAATGCEVPPRAHWIRGVMAEMERVANHVFDIGAVCNDAAFAIMLSHMGVLREKIVRANDALFGHRLNMDRIVPGGVARDLSDEGAEALKHLLHGFVRLFEEAYQLYENTPSLSDRTVSTGIVQTSLVHRFGAGGFVGRASGRGHDARQSPGYPPYDKLDMTVPVLTEGDVNARVLVRFAEARESLHLINRMLHEMPEGAFQVPVPEVAGEGLGLAESFRGEVVVWLRIGEDGVVERCHVHDPSWFQWPLLEAAIEGNIVADFPLCNKSFNCSYSGHDL; from the coding sequence ATGATCGGCGACGTCACCCTTCTGGAGTTCCTGTCGCTGGGCACCCCCGTCGAGGGGCACCGGCCGTGGCCGCGCTTCACCCTGGACCTCAAGGGCTGGCGGCTGCTGGTCGATCGCCTCAGGGTGGCGGAATGGGCGGTGATGGCCGAATGGGCCGAGCGCGAGCATATCCACGTGGCCCTTCGGGACGAGACCACCGGCGACATCGCGGTGGCGTCCCATCATTGCGCCGACCGCCGCTTCCTGGCGCTGGGCAACGCCCGGCCGGGTGTGATCCGCATGGAGCGCGCCATCCACGACGTCTGGGGGCTGGCTCCCGTCGGTCTGGAGGACAAGCGCCACTGGCTGGACCATGGGCGCTGGCCGTCACGCATGCCGCTGTCCGCCCAGCCCATGGCCCCGGCGTCCGAGCCCGATTCCTATCCCTTCCTCAAGGCGGTGGGCGACGGCCTGCACCAGATTCCGGTGGGGCCCGTCCATGCCGGGGTGATCGAGCCGGGCCACTTCCGCTTCCATTGCCAGGGCGAGGCGGTGGTCCGCCTGGAGCAGCGCCTGGGCTACCAGCACAAGGGGGTGGAGGGGCTGATGTCGGGGGCGCCGTTGCCCAAGGCGGCCCGCATCGCCGCCCGCGTGTCGGGGGACGCCACCGTCGCCTATTCCCTGGCCTTCGCCCGCGCCGTCGAGGCCGCCACCGGCTGCGAGGTGCCGCCCCGCGCCCACTGGATCCGGGGCGTGATGGCCGAGATGGAGCGGGTGGCCAACCATGTCTTCGACATCGGCGCGGTGTGCAACGACGCCGCCTTCGCCATCATGCTGTCGCATATGGGCGTGCTGCGCGAGAAGATCGTGCGGGCCAACGACGCCCTGTTCGGCCATCGCCTCAACATGGACCGCATCGTGCCGGGCGGCGTCGCCCGCGACCTGTCGGACGAGGGGGCCGAGGCGCTGAAGCACCTGCTGCATGGCTTCGTGCGGCTGTTCGAGGAGGCCTATCAGCTCTACGAGAACACGCCGTCCCTGTCCGACCGCACGGTGTCCACCGGCATCGTCCAGACTTCGCTGGTCCATCGCTTCGGGGCCGGCGGCTTCGTGGGCCGGGCTTCGGGGCGCGGCCATGACGCAAGGCAATCGCCCGGCTATCCCCCCTACGACAAGCTGGACATGACGGTGCCGGTACTGACCGAAGGCGACGTCAACGCCCGGGTGCTGGTGCGCTTCGCCGAGGCCCGGGAATCGCTGCACCTGATCAACCGCATGCTGCACGAGATGCCCGAAGGCGCTTTCCAGGTGCCGGTGCCCGAGGTGGCGGGCGAGGGGCTGGGCCTGGCCGAAAGCTTCCGCGGCGAGGTGGTGGTCTGGCTGCGCATCGGCGAGGATGGCGTGGTGGAGCGTTGCCACGTCCACGATCCCTCGTGGTTCCAGTGGCCGCTGCTGGAGGCCGCCATCGAGGGCAACATCGTCGCCGACTTCCCGCTGTGCAACAAGTCGTTCAACTGCTCGTACTCGGGGCATGATCTATGA
- a CDS encoding NADH-quinone oxidoreductase subunit B family protein yields the protein MIPPIAKILARHLLKGPHTQKDAPRPDPDGVTELAEALGRRARQRLGRSLSIREVDAGSCNGCELEIHAVNHPIYDLERFGIRFVASPRHADVLLVTGPVTRNMEEALRRTVEATPEPRWVVAMGDCGRDGGCFAGSYAVVGGVSDVVPVDLHIPGCPPSPRQILAGLLALLDTVDKG from the coding sequence ATGATCCCGCCCATCGCCAAGATCCTGGCCCGCCACCTGCTGAAGGGCCCCCACACCCAGAAGGACGCGCCGCGCCCCGACCCGGACGGCGTGACGGAGCTGGCCGAGGCGCTGGGCCGCCGCGCCCGGCAGCGGCTGGGCCGCTCGCTGTCCATCCGCGAGGTGGACGCCGGCTCGTGCAATGGCTGCGAACTGGAGATTCATGCCGTCAACCACCCCATCTATGATCTCGAGCGCTTCGGCATCCGCTTCGTGGCCAGCCCGCGCCATGCCGACGTGCTGCTGGTCACCGGGCCGGTAACGCGCAACATGGAAGAGGCGCTGCGCCGCACGGTGGAGGCCACGCCCGAACCCCGCTGGGTGGTGGCCATGGGCGATTGCGGTCGTGATGGCGGCTGCTTCGCCGGGTCCTACGCCGTGGTGGGCGGAGTCTCGGACGTGGTGCCGGTGGATTTGCACATTCCCGGCTGTCCGCCCAGCCCCCGCCAGATTCTGGCCGGTCTGCTGGCCCTGCTGGACACGGTGGACAAGGGGTAG